From one Leishmania major strain Friedlin complete genome, chromosome 33 genomic stretch:
- a CDS encoding putative nicotinate phosphoribosyltransferase, producing the protein MAHSNEFAPIIKSFLDTDAYKLHMQQAVFHQNPTVTAAYKLSCRDKDVHLGIYADRVYAHVQQMAHVRLTEEECAYLATLPYFKEDYLEYLRGYRYKSEQVQIRTVLPTMACEKNEFGEDGSDLEVTVEGPWVETILWEIPLLAIVSEVTQRSRHSRVGPAEALANLHEKLDLFFANHTEEELATFKVAEFGTRRRCSQAVQEVVVRALKEDARFGPRLVGTSNYDLARRLGLPPVGTQAHEWFQAFQQLSSELRRSQIMAMDHWLQEYPQCLGIALTDCITMDAFLKDFDARLANAYQGLRQDSGVPTEWGQKALNHYKLLGIDPRTKTLVFSDGLDLEKAAELYNGFKEDINVLCGIGTQLTCSIKGVRSINIVMKMVRCQGRPVAKLSDSPGKIMCDDLEYVEKLKEAFNV; encoded by the coding sequence ATGGCTCACTCGAACGAGTTCGCCCCGATTATCAAATCGTTCCTCGACACGGATGCCTACAAACTGCACATGCAGCAGGCCGTTTTTCACCAGAACCCAACCGTGACTGCGGCCTACAAGCTCAGCTGCCGTGACAAGGATGTCCACCTTGGCATCTACGCGGATCGGGTATACGCGCATGTGCAGCAGATGGCCCATGTGCGACTGACCGAAGAGGAGTGTGCCTACTTGGCAACGCTGCCCTACTTTAAGGAGGACTACCTCGAGTACCTGCGCGGCTACCGCTACAAGTCGGAGCAGGTGCAGATTCGCACCGTGCTGCCGACGATGGCATGCGAGAAGAACGAGTTCGGTGAGGACGGCTCCGACCTGGAGGTGACGGTGGAGGGGCCATGGGTGGAAACAATTCTGTGGGAAATCCCGCTACTGGCGATCGTCAGCGAGGTCACCCAACGCAGCCGCCACTCCCGCGTGGGTCCGGCCGAGGCGCTGGCGAACTTGCACGAGAAGTTGGATCTGTTTTTCGCTAATcacacggaggaggagcttgCCACTTTCAAGGTCGCTGAGTTTGGcacgcgccggcgctgcagccaggcggtgcaggaggtggTCGTGCGAGCGCTGAAGGAGGATGCGCGATTCGGACCTCGCCTCGTGGGCACGAGTAACTATGATCTGGCGCGGCGCCTTGGCCTGCCGCCTGTGGGCACTCAAGCGCACGAGTGGTTTCAGGCCTTTCAGCAGCTCTCTTCAGAGCTGCGCCGTTCCCAGATTATGGCGATGGACCACTGGCTACAGGAGTACCCCCAGTGTCTCGGCATCGCGCTAACGGATTGCATCACAATGGACGCCTTCTTGAAGGACTTCGACGCGCGTCTGGCGAACGCCTATCAGGGACTGCGGCAAGACTCGGGTGTGCCGACGGAGTGGGGCCAGAAGGCCTTGAATCACTACAAGCTTCTCGGGATCGATCCCCGCACCAAGACTCTCGTCTTCTCAGACGGGCTCGACttggagaaggcggcggagtTATACAACGGCTTCAAGGAGGACATAAATGTGCTATGCGGCATCGGTACGCAGCTGACGTGCTCCATTAAAGGAGTTCGCTCGATTAACATCGTCATGAAAATGGTCCGATGCCAGGGCAGGCCAGTCGCGAAGCTGTCGGACAGCCCCGGGAAGATCATGTGCGACGACCTCGAGTACGTCGagaagctgaaggaggcgTTTAACGTGTAA
- a CDS encoding putative calcium-transporting ATPase: MVGHKRIDILTNDHKGPGGLLYELNVRCSPAGSPAVNMCSAEERSAAVQRRELGIVAHSVPERQTRYGANVLSQPPKESVWHFVKSSIEDDRVVQILTGAALVSMILGITTPDFRTGEVDLAMGWVEGAAIFASVFIVTFVNAVNDYRKQEQFAEVMRAENAARRRVTVWRYAPLSSTDGCGGGSSVTGTDGLACVALEVPSSDIVVGDVVQVSAGMQLTFDAVLLGSLGPILADESSVTGENDDVLKQALTDPFLISGSSLLDGSAEGVALVCAVGPNSFSGEIAMSIQSTEKANTPLQDQLEAMAEVIGKFGIGAALFTFAALLIKEVFMYLVHSSPLYAMKFFENLTTAIAIVVVAVPEGLPLSVTISLAYSMRLMLKDGNLVRHLAACETMGGATVLCTDKTGTLTAPTMQVKQIFLSAVTYAVEDAGTVVGGDLSTFGDEESPAALPTRSIRTHTFVPPPPPCGFGQSPLSRAPPSKAITVPLPPSSVQLFLDCIVANAIDPEVGRATNKTSEALLWLCHLMHCSSSHATQHDVQSFRNTQACMLTAMQDPSRCRRYPFSSHSKMSLCMLRQLAGPAGAGNGGGRTRLYAAGAAEVILARCTSYINDKGVPVPLTSEMRAFHEQALTRYTESGLRTICCAFSDAHGAAEAKLWNQQLQHGAGAAYDGELCMIGMVGLEEDVRPEVPGAVSQCFGAGLRVIMITGDATLTAINIACRCGLIRGGSSSGALRGPPLPDGNRTLRNPEAPSWSTTATLANGNDNGFSPTESSDAAIFVNTSLLHYENSGAASDVEGQFLDGAFGRTAWMMQEPTANASPQQLIDSGYALDGETFRQLSDTELLQQYLPQIRILARATPMDKKRLLSLLRRIDPSAVIAMTGDGTNDAPALKLSDVGFAMNGGSDVAKRASDIILLNDNFIGMVKATMWGRNVKDNIRKFLQFQLTVNFSACVVSFCGAIMSEQNMSPLKPVQLLWLNLIMDTLAALALATELPCEPMLLSRPPESKDTAIIVPSMWFQIGFQSTFQVMCQLLLLGYGNVLLSARGHTKPLPPSGESPRDPRYFSDAHICFLFNAFVWMQIFNFFNARLLHRGEGFFSNWADSVVLFVIVGIIVVLQIIIVEFGGKIMSTVPLTAHEWFYSVLIASGTLPVGAVSRLIYARYSKRVLPRDGCSRGLLLRLRRSVKSGRLKGKR, encoded by the coding sequence ATGGTTGGTCATAAACGCATCGACATCCTGACGAACGACCACAAAGGCCCCGGTGGGCTCCTCTATGAACTTAACGTGCGATGCTCTCCAGCGGGCTCGCCCGCCGTGAATATGTGCTCCGCTGAGGAGCGCAGtgccgcggtgcagcgccgcgagctCGGCATTGTAGCACACTCGGTCCCAGAGCGGCAGACGCGATACGGTGCGAACGTGCTATCCCAGCCGCCGAAGGAGAGTGTGTGGCATTTCGTAAAGAGCTCCATCGAGGACGATCGCGTTGTGCAAATTTTGACTGGTGCTGCCCTTGTATCTATGATACTTGGCATCACCACCCCGGACTTCCGCACCGGCGAGGTCGACCTCGCCATGGGCTGGGTTGAGGGGGCGGCCATCTTCGCCTCCGTGTTCATCGTGACATTTGTGAACGCAGTGAACGACTACCGTAAGCAAGAGCAGTTTGCCGAGGTGATGCGGGCCGAGAACGCCGCTCGCCGCAGGGTCACAGTGTGGCGCTATGCCCCActcagcagcaccgacggctgcggtggcggcagtaGCGTGACGGGCACGGACGGCCTCGCctgcgtggcgctggaggtgccAAGCTCCGATATTGTTGTAGGGGACGTTGTACAGGTTAGCGCCGGGATGCAGCTAACGTtcgacgccgtgctgctaGGCAGTTTGGGCCCGATCTTGGCGGACGAGAGTAGCGTCACCGGGGAGAACGATGACGTGCTGAAGCAGGCGCTCACCGACCCATTTCTCATTAGCGGGTCGTCGCTGTTGGACGGGTCAGCTGAGGGAGTGGCGCTCGTCTGCGCGGTGGGGCCCAACTCCTTTTCGGGCGAGATCGCCATGTCCATTCAGTCAACGGAAAAAGCGAACACGCCGCTTCAAGACCAGCTCGAGGCAATGGCGGAGGTCATCGGCAAGTTCGGCATTGGCGCGGCCCTCTTCACGTTTGCAGCGCTGCTCATCAAGGAGGTCTTCATGTATCTTGTGCACAGCAGCCCACTGTACGCCATGAAGTTCTTTGAAAACTTGACCACGGCGATTGCCATTGTGGTGGTCGCCGTACCGGAGGGCCTACCGCTCTCGGTCACCATCTCACTCGCCTACAGCATGCGACTCATGCTGAAGGATGGCAACCTTGTCCGCCACTTGGCAGCGTGCGAGACCATGGGCGGGGCGACGGTGCTGTGCACGGACAAGACGGGCACCTTGACGGCCCCAACGATGCAAGTGAAGCAAATATTCCTGTCCGCGGTCACGTACGCGGTAGAAGacgccggcaccgtcgtgGGGGGCGACCTCTCAACCTTTGGTGACGAGGAGTCACCAGCGGCGTTGCCGACACGCTCCATACGTACTCATACGTtcgtgccgccaccgccgccgtgcgggtTTGGGCAAAGCccgctctcgcgcgcgcctccCAGCAAAGCCATCACCGTTCCCCTACCTCCCTCGAGCGTGCAGCTTTTTCTGGATTGTATTGTAGCCAACGCTATTGACCCAGAGGTAGGACGCGCGACCAACAAGACGAGCGAGGCGTTGTTGTGGCTCTGCCATCTCATGCACTGCTCGAGCAGCCATGCAACACAGCACGATGTGCAGTCGTTCCGCAACACCCAGGCCTGCATGCTGACCGCGATGCAGGACCCgagccggtgccgtcgcTACCCGTTCAGCTCGCACAGCAAGATGAGCCTCTGCATGTTGCGCCAGCTGGCGGGGCCAGCTGGTGCGGGAAACGGAGGGGGCCGCACGCGGCTCTACGCggccggcgcagctgaggTCATCCTGGCACGCTGCACTTCGTACATTAACGATAAGggtgtgccggtgccgctgacATCTGAGATGCGGGCCTTCCATGAACAGGCGTTGACGCGCTATACCGAATCGGGGCTTCGGACTATCTGCTGCGCCTTCAGCGATGCGCACGGTGCCGCAGAGGCGAAGCTGTGGaaccagcagctgcagcacggcgcggGTGCCGCTTATGACGGCGAGCTCTGCATGATCGGAATGGTCGGCCTTGAGGAGGATGTGCGGCCGGAAGTGCCTGGCGCAGTGAGCCAGTGCTTCGGAGCTGGTTTGCGCGTCATCATGATCACCGGTGACGCCACTCTCACGGCGATCAATAttgcctgccgctgcgggcTGATTCGCGGCGGCTCAAGCAGTGGCGCGCTAAGGGGCCCGCCGCTCCCGGACGGCAACCGCACCCTGCGCAACCCCGAGGCGCCTAGCTGGTCGACTACTGCTACACTCGCGAACGGCAACGACAACGGGTTCAGTCCGACGGAGAGCAGTGATGCTGCGATCTTCGTGAATACGTCGCTGCTCCACTACGAaaacagcggcgccgcctctgaTGTCGAGGGTCAGTTTTTGGACGGTGCGTTTGGCCGAACAGCGTGGATGATGCAGGAACCGACCGCGAATGCGTCGCCCCAGCAGCTCATAGATAGCGGCTACGCCCTCGATGGAGAAACCTTTCGGCAGCTCAGCGACAcggagctgctccagcagtACCTGCCACAGATTCGCATCCTTGCTCGCGCAACGCCGATGGACAAGAAGCggctgctctccctcctgcGCCGCATCGACCCGAGCGCAGTGATTGCAATGACCGGCGATGGCACCAATGACGCGCCGGCGCTAAAGCTTAGCGACGTCGGATTTGCCATGAACGGCGGCAGTGACGTGGCGAAGCGCGCGTCCGATATCATTTTGCTGAACGACAACTTCATTGGCATGGTGAAGGCGACCATGTGGGGCCGAAACGTCAAGGACAACATTCGCAAGTTTCTGCAGTTTCAGCTCACGGTGAACTTTTCGGCGTGCGTCGTCTCTTTCTGTGGCGCCATCATGAGCGAGCAGAACATGTCACCCCTGAAGCcggtgcagctcctctgGTTAAACCTCATCATGGACACACTCGCCGCCCTCGCTCTGGCGACGGAGCTGCCATGTGAACCCATGCTCCTCTCCCGGCCGCCCGAGTCGAAGGATACCGCAATCATCGTGCCGAGCATGTGGTTCCAGATCGGCTTTCAGAGCACCTTCCAGGTCATGTGCCAGCTTTTGCTGCTCGGCTACGGGAATGTGCTGCTGAGCGCGCGGGGGCACacgaagccgctgccgccctccggGGAGTCGCCGCGCGACCCGCGCTACTTCAGCGACGCCCACATCTGCTTTCTCTTCAACGCGTTTGTGTGGATGCAGATCTTCAACTTCTTTAACGCACGTCTGCTACACCGCGGCGAGGGCTTCTTCTCCAACTGGGCGGACAGTGTCGTGCTCTTTGTTATTGTCGGCATCATTGTCGTGTTGCAGATCATAATTGTGGAGTTTGGCGGCAAGATTATGTCCACGGTGCCTCTGACAGCGCATGAGTGGTTCTACTCTGTCCTCATTGCAAGCGGCACCCTCCCAGTGGGCGCTGTCTCGCGCTTGATCTATGCCCGTTATTCGAagcgcgtgctgccgcgcgacgGGTGCTCGCGagggctgctgttgcggcttCGGCGCAGTGTGAAGAGTGGTAGGCTCAAGGGAAAGCGGTAG